AGGAGAAATTTTAGGAGCAAATATGAAAATTCACTTTGAAAAAGGACTTCAGATAGAAAATGCCCAACTCATTTGTCGCTGGTCTAATGCTTTGGGAGAAAGTTTTCAGAAGCAATGGATGGGACCTAAAATTTCTTATCCCTTGATTGTCCAATCCTTACAAAAGCTGGAAGGAATTTTTTCCATTTTTGCTGAAGAAGAGTTTGTAGGTGTCATCCAGAAAATAAGGCTAGAAGACAGGAATCTTCATATCGGGAGATTTTTTATCAATCCCCAGAAACAGGGGCAGGGGTTAGGTAGCCAGGCTTTAAGGAAATTTGTTAGTTTGGTCTTTGAAAATGAAGACATAGATACTATTTCTCTAAATGTCTACGAGGCAAATCAAACAGCTTATAATCTTTACCAAAAGGAAGGATTTGAAATCGTTCAAATGGTTGAAGTACCTGTACGAAAATATATAATGAGAAAATCGAGGTAAGGACTAGTTGATATCTAAAACTGCACCCGTACAATTTTTGGTTTTCAAACTTGTTGCAGAGAAATTTTCTTGATAAAATAGATACATGACTAGATATAAAGCAATCATTTCCTATGATGGCTACGCCTTTGCTGGCTTTCAACGGCAACCACACGCGCGTAGTGTCCAAGAGGAAATTGAAAAAACTTTAACCAAATTAAATAAAGGGCAGGCCATTACCATCCATGGTGCAGGGCGAACGGATAGTGGTGTTCATGCGCTAGGGCAGGTTATCCACTTTGATCTTCCCTATCAGATGGATGAGGAAAAGCTTCGCTTTGCTCTCGATACTCAAAGTCCTGAAGATATAGATGTCATTTCGATTGAGGTAGTGGCTGATGATTTTCATTGCCGTTATGCCAAGCATAGCAAGACCTACGAGTTTATCGTGGATAGAGGGCGTCCTAAAAATCCTATGAGACGTCATTATACCACCCACTATCCCTATCCACTAGATGTGGAACGCATGCAAAAGGCTGTGAAGAAATTAGAAGGAACCCATGATTTCACCGGTTTTACTGCTGCCGGAACAAGTGTGGAGGACAAGGTAAGAACGATCACGGAAGCCAGTCTTAGGGTTGACGAGACCGGTCAATTTTTGACCTTTACTTTCTCTGGCAATGGCTTCCTCTATAAGCAGATTCGAAATATGGTCGGGACCTTGCTGAAAATTGGTAATAATCGGATGCCCATTGAGCAGATTGACCTGATTTTGGAGAAAAAAGACAGACAGTTGGCAGGTCCAACTGCAGCACCCAATGGTTTGTATTTGAAGGAGATTCGTTATGAAGAATAATCGTATTTTAGCACTTTCAGGAAATGATATTTTTAGTGGTGGTGGACTAGCTGCTGACCTTGCGACCTATACTTTAAATGGTCTGCATGGTTTTGTGGCCATGACCTGCTTGACTGCCTTGACGGAAAATGGTTTTGAAGTCTTTCCGACAGATGAGACTATTTTCCAACAACAGCTGGATAGTCTTAAGAACGTGGACTTTGGAGGGATTAAGATTGGCCTCTTACCGACTGTTGGTGTTGCTGAGAAAGCTCTTAACTTTATCAAGGAACGCGCAGGAGTTCCAGTGGTATTGGATCCAGTTCTCGTTTGTAAGGAAACGCATGATGTTGCTGTCAGCGAGCTCTGTCAAGAGTTGATTCGCTTTTTCCCTTATGTGACTGTAGTTACTCCTAACCTTCCTGAGGCAGAATTACTTGCAGACCAAAAGATAGAAACCTTGGATGATATGAAAGCTGCAGCTCAGAAATTACATGACTTAGGAGCACCAGCAGTCATTATTAAAGGTGGGAATCGCCTCAGTCAAGATAAGGCATTAGATGTATTTTATGATGGAAAGAACTTTACAGTTTTGGAAAATCCTGTTATTGAAGGACAAAATGCAGGTGCTGGTTGTACCTTTGCCTCAAGCATTGCTAGTCAGTTAGTCAAGGGAGAGGAGCTCTTACCAGCAATTGAGAGTTCTAAAGCCTTTGTTTATTGTGCTATCGCACAAGCAGATCAATATGGAGTAAGACAGTATGAAGCAAACCAAAACAAGTAAAATCGCCCTATTATCAATACTGACTGCCCTATCGGTAGTTTTAGGTTATATTGTCAAAATCCCAACTCAAACAGGAATCTTAACTCTTTTAGATGCTGGAATCTTTTTCACTGCTTTTTATTATGGAAAACGAGAGGGAGCTATTGTGGGAGGTCTAGGAGGTTTCATTATTGACCTGATCTCAGGCTATCCTCATTGGATGTTCTTCAGCTTGCTTTTCCATGGTTTGCAGGGTTACTTTGCAGGTTTTAAAGGAAAATGGCAGTGGCTTGGATTAGTTTTAGCAACTTTTCTCATGGTAGCTGGATATGCATGTGCGACATCTTGGATGAAAGGTTGGGGTGTAGCTCTGACAGATATTCCTCACAATTTGTTGCAGAATTTTGTTGGAATGATTGTTGGCTATCTTCTCCATCAGAGTATTAAGAAAATTAGTAAGCAGTAAAAAGGAATCTTCCCTAGGAACTCTTGAAAAAGCTCTGATTTTTTGCTAAAATGAAAGCTATGAAAACACTCTACGATGTGCAACAATTTCTCAAACAGTTCGGTATTCTTGTCTATATGGGCAAACGTCTTTATGACATTGAATTAATGAAGATTGAACTATCACGAATTTATGATGCAGGCTTGATGGATAAGCTGGATTATCTAGAAGCGGAGGCTGTTCTTCGCAGAGAGCACAAACTAGAATTAGATTATTTAGAAAAAAATGGAGATTAGATATTATGGTAACTTGGGTATTATGGGGACTTGTAGTGGTGATGTTGGCATGGATGGGATACAACTATCTTCGTATTCGCCGTGCAGCAAAAATTGTAGACAATGCAGAGTTTGAGTCTTTGATTCGTACCGGTCAGTTGATTGACTTGCGTGATCCGTCAGACTTCCACAGAAAACATATCCTCGGAGCTCGTAATATTCCTTCAAACCAATTGAAGACAAGTCTTGCAGCGCTTCGTAAGGACAAGCCTGTACTTCTTTATGAAAACCAACGTGCACAACGGGTTACCAATGCAGCACTTTTCTTGAAAAAACAAGGTTTCTCAGAAATTTATATCCTTTCTTACGGATTGGATTCTTGGACAGGAAAAGTTAAGACTAGCTAATAATGTGAAATAAAGTTGTCACATATGTTTAATATACAGTTCTAGCTTTTTATGATATAATTAATTTGTATTAAATTTAAGGAGTTTTTTATTATGCAAGAAAAGAAAAAAGCCTCACTTGTTTTAGGTATTCTATCTATCGTCCTTGGTTTGCTATCTCCAATCGTAGGACTTATTTTGGGGATTATTGGCCTTGTCTTGGCTAATTCACATCAAAATCAATCTGGACTAGTGTATAAAACAGAAAAAATTCTCAATATCGTAGGGATTGTCATTTCTGTACTTAACTGGATTGCAGGACTTATCTTAATGATGCATTAATCAGGGTTCTAACAAAAAAAGCTTTAGTTTTAAAGCTTTTTTTGTTTGATCCAATCTTCTCGAAATAGGTATGAATCATTCTAATGCTTCTTGACTCAGGTGCAAGTTTACATACAGCAAAATTGATTACACCATAGATAAAATCTCTTTATATGGTATAATGAATCTGTGATAAATTTAAGGAGTTTTTATAATATGAATACACAAGAAAAGAAAAAAACTTCATTTGTTTTAGGTATCATATCTATCATAGCTGCCTTTGGATTTCCAGTGTTAAGTATTATTTTTGGTATTTTTGGTTTGGTCTTGGCACATTCGCATCAAAAAGAGTCTGGACTAGACTATAAGACAGAAAAAATTCTCTCTATTTTAGGGCTTGTGTTAGGGCTTGTCATTTCTGCACTTTTTTGTATCGTATTAATCTCACAACTTTCGAGAATTAATTAAAGAGTTTGGGACAAAAATTCTAGCCTCTCAATTGTCTATGGATTGTCGAGCAAGACGCAGTGGTTGAGTGGGCTCTACTACGCTGATTTCATCAGCTTTTACAGCCCTACTCAACTGTGCGGAGGTGGGACGACGAAATCGAATTCTAACGAATTACCGATTTCTGTCCCACTCTCTTTTTTGTTTTATCCACTTTTCTCTAGGTAGTTTTTTATGATTTCCAATTCCTCTTGGTTCAAGGGACGGTATTGCCCCTCTGCTAGCTCTGAATCTAATGTGAAATCCCCAAACTGAACTCGTTTGAGAGCAGTGACCTTGACACCGACTGAGAGGAACATTTTTTTAACCTGATGAAATTTTCCTTCAGAGATGGTGATAGTGGCTCTGCTGAGACTAGGACTTGAAGATAGAATCTCAAGTTGAGCAGGTTTACAGCTAGTTCCATCTAAAAAGATAATCCCATCTTTGAATTGTTGGATGTGATCGGATAAGAGCGGTCCATTGACTTCAACTTGATAAGTTTTATCGACATGATATTGAGGGTGGAGAAGTTGAAAACCTAGAGGGCCATTATCTGTTAGGAGGAGCAACCCTGTCGTATCTCTATCCAATCGACCAATTGCGTAAAGATGAGCCGACTGGAGGTGTTGAGGTAGTAAGTCCATAACCGTTGGGAGCTTCTTGTCCTTGCTTGCTGTCACGACACCATTTGGTTTGTGAAGCATGAGATAGGTGTGCTCATATCCTTGGATTTTTCTACCCTGAAAAATCAACTCTTGTAATCCCGTATCAACATTCTGTGCAAGGGAAGTAGCAGGGACTCCATCTATTAAGATTTCTTTTTTGATAAGAGCCTGTTTCATGGCTTTTCGACTGATTTTTTCCTGGGCTAATAAATTATCTAAACGCATACCAGCCTATCTTATCACAAGTCAGGATTTTTGAAAAGAAAAGATAAGTCATGAATTTTCTTTTGAAAACATTTACACTTACTTGAGTTAAGTCATTTGCTTAAAATTGTGGTATAATTGCTCAGTTAGAAAATAAATTTTTGAATATAACAGAGGAAATCATGACAAAATTAAGAGAAGATATCCGTAATATCGCGATTATCGCCCACGTCGACCACGGGAAAACAACCCTCGTTGACGAATTATTAAAACAATCTGAAACTCTTGACGCACGTACAGAATTAGCTGAGCGTGCAATGGACTCAAACGATATTGAAAAAGAGCGTGGAATTACTATCCTTGCGAAAAATACAGCCGTTGCCTACAACGGAACTCGTATCAACATCATGGATACACCAGGACACGCGGACTTCGGTGGAGAAGTTGAGCGTATCATGAAAATGGTTGATGGTGTTGTTTTGGTCGTAGATGCTTACGAAGGAACCATGCCACAGACTCGTTTCGTATTGAAAAAAGCGTTGGAACAAGATCTTGTGCCTATCGTTGTAGTTAACAAAATCGATAAGCCATCAGCTCGTCCAGCAGAAGTAGTGGATGAAGTTTTGGAACTTTTCATCGAACTTGGTGCAGATGATGATCAGCTTGACTTCCCAGTAGTCTATGCTTCAGCGATCAACGGAACATCTTCATTATCAGATGATCCAGCAGACCAAGAAAAGACTATGGCGCCAATCTTTGACACCATTATCGACCACATTCCAGCTCCGGTTGATAACTCTGATGAGCCTCTTCAATTCCAAGTGTCACTTCTTGACTACAATGACTTCGTAGGACGTATTGGTATCGGACGTGTCTTCCGTGGTACAGTCAAGGTTGGGGACCAAGTTACCCTTTCTAAACTTGACGGAACAACCAAGAACTTCCGTGTTACAAAACTCTTTGGTTTCTTTGGTTTGGAACGTCGTGAAATCCAAGAAGCTAAGGCTGGTGATTTGATTGCCGTATCAGGTATGGAAGACATTTTCGTTGGGGAAACAATCACTCCAACAGATGCAGTTGAAGCTCTTCCAGTTCTTCACATCGATGAACCAACTCTTCAAATGACTTTCTTGGTTAATAACTCACCATTTGCTGGTCGTGAAGGAAAATGGGTGACTTCTCGTAAGGTTGAAGAACGTCTTCAAGCTGAGTTACAAACAGACGTATCTCTTCGTGTAGACCCAACAGACTCACCAGATAAATGGACGGTTTCAGGACGTGGGGAATTGCACTTGTCAATCCTTATCGAGACTATGCGTCGTGAAGGTTATGAGCTTCAAGTGTCTCGTCCAGAAGTTATCGTAAAAGAAATTGACGGTGTCAAATGTGAACCATTTGAACGCGTGCAAATCGACACACCAGAAGAATACCAAGGTTCTGTTATCCAAAGCCTTTCTGAGCGTAAGGGTGAAATGTTGGATATGATTGCAACAGGTAATGGTCAAACTCGTTTGGTCTTCCTAGTTCCTGCGCGTGGTTTGATTGGATACTCAACTGAGTTCTTGTCAATGACTCGTGGTTACGGAATCATGAACCATACCTTCGATCAATACTTGCCATTGATTCCAGGTGAAATCGGTGGACGTCACCGTGGTGCTCTTGTTTCTATCGATGCTGGTAAGGCTACAACTTACTCTATCATGTCTATCGAAGAACGTGGTACTATCTTTGTCAACCCAGGTACCGAGGTTTACGAAGGAATGATCATCGGTGAAAACTCTCGTGAAAATGACTTGACTGTTAATATCACGAAAGCAAAACAAATGACCAACGTTCGTTCAGCTACTAAGGACCAAACAGCAGTTATCAAAACTCCTCGTATCTTGACGCTTGAAGAATCACTTGAGTTCTTGAATGATGATGAATACATGGAAGTAACGCCTGAATCAATCCGTTTGCGTAAGCAAATTCTCAACAAGGCAGAGCGCGAAAAAGCAAACAAAAAGAAAAAATCAGCTGAATAAGAGCTAGAAAGAGATAAAGATGGTCTATTTAATCATAGGGATTTTATTACTCTTACTCTATATCTTTGCGACCCCTCAAAGTATCAAGGGAACAGTCAACGTTGTTATTCTGGTTTTTGGACTTGTTGCCCTCTTGATTTTGTTGATGCTATCTGCACTTCAGATCCTTCAACTTCCAGCTGAAATCTTTATTACATTGGGAATGCTGGCTCTTACTTACTTTAGTTTGAGAGACATCAGTCTCATGTCGATTCGAAAGAAGCGCGAAAATTAAATCTATTCATAACAAAAAACTTCTATCGGCAACTCAGTTGCTGATAGAAGTTTTTATTTGTTACTGTTTTTGTCAGAATAACGGTTGTAGAAATCTACTTTTATCTGGATAAAATGCTCTAATTCACGAAAGAGTTGTAGAAGCGTAGCCCGTGTCTCAAACTCTTCTCTAGTTTTAGGGAGAGATCGATTGCGAAACACCTCTAGGTAGCTCTCAATATCATTCAATAAGTTATAGGCTGGATTGGTTTGACTCAATTGACTAGCTGTTTTTGAAAAGAGCTGAGCGACAATCAAACTCTCACTAGCGGCTAGTTGGCATGTGTTGATCTGTTGAGCCATATTTCTTAAGATACGAGTTTGTCTTTGTCGCATCTCAAAGTAGTGGATATGATAGTCTGTCTGGTGAAAGAGATGGTCAGAATGATCGAGGTAAACTAACTTAAGAGCATCCTCAAGTAGTTGATCAAGTTCATTGACTAGTTGAGCCTGATTACGGCCATCTCCTCTTTTTAGATAGTAAGAAAGCCGTAGAAGAACATCTCTGAGTTTTTCTTCAACAAGAGTATGATAATGTTGAATTTCTTTTTCACGTGAAGGCATATAGAGATTGACCAGAAGCGCAAAGCCAGTACCGATTAGGAAGAGTAAGAGCTCATTCAGTAAAAGTGCTGGTGCTGTTGATTGTTGGATTAAGAGATGGCTAACCAAGACGCTACTAGGAGTAATTCCAATTTCCCAACCCAGTTTATAGGCTAGAGGAACGTAGATTGCTAAGTAAAGCCCAAAGCTCCAGATATGATAACCAGTTAGTTGAAAGGCGATAACACCGATTGTCAGAGCTAGCAAGGTTGAAAAAAGTCTATTACGAGCTAGTTTGATAGTGCTTCTTCGCGTATCAGATAGACTTAAGATAGCAATGATACCAGCTGATACAGCTGATGACAAATCAAAAAAGTAGGCTAGTAAACAAGCAAAACAAGTTGCTAGGACTAGTTTTAAAGTACGTTGTGTGATAGACATAGAATACTTTCCAAATGAAAAATAGTTATACTACTAATTATAAAAGGAATTTGAAATAGGTCAAGCCTTCCGACTTGCATATTCTGCAACGGCAGTAAAGAGAACATCTGTCGAAGAGTTGAGGGCTGTTTCACAAGAGTCTTGTACAACACCAATGACAAAACCGACTGCAACAACTTGCATAGCAATATCGTTGCTAATACCAAAGAGACTGCAGGCAACAGGGATGAGTAGAAGGGAACCGCCGGCAATTCCAGAAGCTCCGCAGGCAGAGATTGCTGCGACAATACTGAGTACAAAAGCAGTTGCAAAATCAACTGAAATCCCCAGGGTGTTAACAGCAGCCAAGGTTAAAATGTTAATGGTAATTGCTGCTCCAGCCATATTAATGGTTGAGCCTAATGGGATAGAGACTGTATAGGTATCTGGATTAAGACCGAGATCTTCACAGAGTTTCATATTAACAGGGATATTTGCAGCAGAACTACGAGTGAAAAATGCTGTTACACCGCTGATACGTAGACATTTTAAAACTAGTGGATAGGGATTTCTTTTCATAAATAGAAAGGCAATCAGTGGATTGATGACTAGAGCCACTAAAAGCATAGTGGCAATTAAAAGCCCTAGTAAAACACCATAGTTGGTTAGGCTGGCAATCCCCTGGTCTGAAATGGTTTGAAAGACTAATCCGAGGATACCAAAAGGTGCTAAATTAATAATCCAGCCAACAATCTTAGAAACGACATCCGACATGGTTTTCAAAAGATCTTTGCTGTGACTACTAGCCTCTCTCATAGCAATTCCAAAGACAATAGCCCAAGATAGGATACCGATGTAATTAGCTTGGATGATAGCGTTTATAGGATTGTCAACCAATTTTAATAGAAGATTACTGAGAACCTGTCCGATTCCATCTGGTGAAGTTGCTTCAGTTGTTGTGGCCGTTGCTAAGTTAATCTGGATAGGAAAGAGAAAGCTCATGAAAACCGCCACAAGGGCAGCTGCAAAAGTTCCAAGTAAATACAAAAGAATAACAGTTTTTATAT
The window above is part of the Streptococcus sp. Marseille-Q6470 genome. Proteins encoded here:
- a CDS encoding GNAT family N-acetyltransferase, coding for MKIHFEKGLQIENAQLICRWSNALGESFQKQWMGPKISYPLIVQSLQKLEGIFSIFAEEEFVGVIQKIRLEDRNLHIGRFFINPQKQGQGLGSQALRKFVSLVFENEDIDTISLNVYEANQTAYNLYQKEGFEIVQMVEVPVRKYIMRKSR
- the truA gene encoding tRNA pseudouridine(38-40) synthase TruA translates to MTRYKAIISYDGYAFAGFQRQPHARSVQEEIEKTLTKLNKGQAITIHGAGRTDSGVHALGQVIHFDLPYQMDEEKLRFALDTQSPEDIDVISIEVVADDFHCRYAKHSKTYEFIVDRGRPKNPMRRHYTTHYPYPLDVERMQKAVKKLEGTHDFTGFTAAGTSVEDKVRTITEASLRVDETGQFLTFTFSGNGFLYKQIRNMVGTLLKIGNNRMPIEQIDLILEKKDRQLAGPTAAPNGLYLKEIRYEE
- a CDS encoding bifunctional hydroxymethylpyrimidine kinase/phosphomethylpyrimidine kinase — its product is MKNNRILALSGNDIFSGGGLAADLATYTLNGLHGFVAMTCLTALTENGFEVFPTDETIFQQQLDSLKNVDFGGIKIGLLPTVGVAEKALNFIKERAGVPVVLDPVLVCKETHDVAVSELCQELIRFFPYVTVVTPNLPEAELLADQKIETLDDMKAAAQKLHDLGAPAVIIKGGNRLSQDKALDVFYDGKNFTVLENPVIEGQNAGAGCTFASSIASQLVKGEELLPAIESSKAFVYCAIAQADQYGVRQYEANQNK
- a CDS encoding ECF transporter S component; translated protein: MKQTKTSKIALLSILTALSVVLGYIVKIPTQTGILTLLDAGIFFTAFYYGKREGAIVGGLGGFIIDLISGYPHWMFFSLLFHGLQGYFAGFKGKWQWLGLVLATFLMVAGYACATSWMKGWGVALTDIPHNLLQNFVGMIVGYLLHQSIKKISKQ
- a CDS encoding YqgQ family protein, whose amino-acid sequence is MKAMKTLYDVQQFLKQFGILVYMGKRLYDIELMKIELSRIYDAGLMDKLDYLEAEAVLRREHKLELDYLEKNGD
- a CDS encoding rhodanese-like domain-containing protein gives rise to the protein MVTWVLWGLVVVMLAWMGYNYLRIRRAAKIVDNAEFESLIRTGQLIDLRDPSDFHRKHILGARNIPSNQLKTSLAALRKDKPVLLYENQRAQRVTNAALFLKKQGFSEIYILSYGLDSWTGKVKTS
- a CDS encoding DUF4190 domain-containing protein, translated to MQEKKKASLVLGILSIVLGLLSPIVGLILGIIGLVLANSHQNQSGLVYKTEKILNIVGIVISVLNWIAGLILMMH
- a CDS encoding pseudouridine synthase, whose product is MRLDNLLAQEKISRKAMKQALIKKEILIDGVPATSLAQNVDTGLQELIFQGRKIQGYEHTYLMLHKPNGVVTASKDKKLPTVMDLLPQHLQSAHLYAIGRLDRDTTGLLLLTDNGPLGFQLLHPQYHVDKTYQVEVNGPLLSDHIQQFKDGIIFLDGTSCKPAQLEILSSSPSLSRATITISEGKFHQVKKMFLSVGVKVTALKRVQFGDFTLDSELAEGQYRPLNQEELEIIKNYLEKSG
- the typA gene encoding translational GTPase TypA; the protein is MTKLREDIRNIAIIAHVDHGKTTLVDELLKQSETLDARTELAERAMDSNDIEKERGITILAKNTAVAYNGTRINIMDTPGHADFGGEVERIMKMVDGVVLVVDAYEGTMPQTRFVLKKALEQDLVPIVVVNKIDKPSARPAEVVDEVLELFIELGADDDQLDFPVVYASAINGTSSLSDDPADQEKTMAPIFDTIIDHIPAPVDNSDEPLQFQVSLLDYNDFVGRIGIGRVFRGTVKVGDQVTLSKLDGTTKNFRVTKLFGFFGLERREIQEAKAGDLIAVSGMEDIFVGETITPTDAVEALPVLHIDEPTLQMTFLVNNSPFAGREGKWVTSRKVEERLQAELQTDVSLRVDPTDSPDKWTVSGRGELHLSILIETMRREGYELQVSRPEVIVKEIDGVKCEPFERVQIDTPEEYQGSVIQSLSERKGEMLDMIATGNGQTRLVFLVPARGLIGYSTEFLSMTRGYGIMNHTFDQYLPLIPGEIGGRHRGALVSIDAGKATTYSIMSIEERGTIFVNPGTEVYEGMIIGENSRENDLTVNITKAKQMTNVRSATKDQTAVIKTPRILTLEESLEFLNDDEYMEVTPESIRLRKQILNKAEREKANKKKKSAE
- a CDS encoding DUF3165 family protein codes for the protein MVYLIIGILLLLLYIFATPQSIKGTVNVVILVFGLVALLILLMLSALQILQLPAEIFITLGMLALTYFSLRDISLMSIRKKREN
- a CDS encoding aromatic acid exporter family protein, which translates into the protein MSITQRTLKLVLATCFACLLAYFFDLSSAVSAGIIAILSLSDTRRSTIKLARNRLFSTLLALTIGVIAFQLTGYHIWSFGLYLAIYVPLAYKLGWEIGITPSSVLVSHLLIQQSTAPALLLNELLLFLIGTGFALLVNLYMPSREKEIQHYHTLVEEKLRDVLLRLSYYLKRGDGRNQAQLVNELDQLLEDALKLVYLDHSDHLFHQTDYHIHYFEMRQRQTRILRNMAQQINTCQLAASESLIVAQLFSKTASQLSQTNPAYNLLNDIESYLEVFRNRSLPKTREEFETRATLLQLFRELEHFIQIKVDFYNRYSDKNSNK
- the sstT gene encoding serine/threonine transporter SstT; its protein translation is MTRIINAWNKSSLIKRILIGMLLGTLLGLLFPNMPGIGLLGDLFVGGLKAIAPILVFFLVANAISQHRKGKTTNIKTVILLYLLGTFAAALVAVFMSFLFPIQINLATATTTEATSPDGIGQVLSNLLLKLVDNPINAIIQANYIGILSWAIVFGIAMREASSHSKDLLKTMSDVVSKIVGWIINLAPFGILGLVFQTISDQGIASLTNYGVLLGLLIATMLLVALVINPLIAFLFMKRNPYPLVLKCLRISGVTAFFTRSSAANIPVNMKLCEDLGLNPDTYTVSIPLGSTINMAGAAITINILTLAAVNTLGISVDFATAFVLSIVAAISACGASGIAGGSLLLIPVACSLFGISNDIAMQVVAVGFVIGVVQDSCETALNSSTDVLFTAVAEYASRKA